In a genomic window of Gossypium arboreum isolate Shixiya-1 chromosome 7, ASM2569848v2, whole genome shotgun sequence:
- the LOC108488332 gene encoding ubiquitin-like modifier-activating enzyme 5, producing MSACAYSCFSYRFLPNYDNEAKSAMFKCCLWSGRKIYLFAKPIGVAKARMEAEATVAAADAPLHADNEWNISVVDDDALECTYGASSGFFFSMFCPLFLSSC from the exons ATGTCTGCTTGTGCTTACTCTTGTTTTTCTTATAGATTTCTTCCCAACTATGACAATGAAGCCAAATCCGCAATGTTCAAATGCTGCCTGTGGAGCGGCAG AAAAATATACCTTTTTGCAAAGCCAATCGGTGTAGCTAAAGCCAGGATGGAAGCCGAGGCGACGGTTGCAGCAGCTGATGCCCCGCTTCATGCCGATAATGAATGGAACATAAG TGTCGTCGATGATGATGCACTGGAGTGTACATATGGCGCAAgttcaggtttttttttttctatgttcTGCCCTTTATTTTTATCTTCttgttaa
- the LOC108483331 gene encoding F-box protein At1g67340 — MEENGRGISPRRSKRRTVHKIAAANEPNLFDELPDDLVVSVLFKLSSSAASSSDFINALLTCKRFKSLGFHQLVLSNVGSKVLAVKAKNWSDSVHRFLIHCVNAGNVEACYTLGMIRFYCLQNRGSGMSLMAKAAIKSYAPALYSLAVIQFNGSGGSRTDKDLQAGVALCARAAFLGHVDALRELGHCFQDGYGIRQNITAGRRLLMQANTRELASLLKSLVKQQPNDHHHHRGLNYEQFNCISCSGCSSMSNEPASEGHPVNVFLKEWFELGLGEMGEGLRLCSHKGCGRPETRAHEFRRCSACGTVHYCSRGCQALDWKLRHKLECVPIERWLE, encoded by the exons ATGGAAGAAAATGGTAGAGGAATCTCACCGAGGAGATCAAAGCGAAGAACCGTTCATAAAATCGCCGCCGCCAACGAACCAAATCTCTTCGATGAATTACCTGACGATCTCGTTGTTTCCGTTCTTTTCAAGCTCAGCTCTTCAGCGGCTTCTTCTTCTGATTTCATCAATGCTCTCTTAAC ATGCAAGAgatttaagagtttagggtttcaTCAACTCGTGTTATCAAATGTTGGATCAAAAGTTTTGGCGGTGAAAGCTAAAAATTGGTCCGATTCCGTTCACCGGTTTCTCATACACTGTGTCAACGCGGGCAACGTTGAAGCTTGTTACACTCTTGGCATG ATTCGATTTTACTGCTTACAAAACCGAGGAAGCGGGATGTCGTTAATGGCCAAAGCAGCAATCAAATCCTACGCGCCAGCTTTATACTCGCTAGCGGTCATACAATTCAACGGCAGCGGTGGCTCCAGAACCGATAAGGATCTCCAAGCCGGAGTAGCTTTATGCGCTCGAGCAGCTTTCCTTGGCCACGTGGACGCACTCCGTGAGCTCGGCCATTGCTTTCAAGACGGTTACGGCATCCGCCAAAATATAACGGCCGGACGCCGGTTACTCATGCAAGCCAACACGCGAGAACTCGCGTCGTTGCTAAAATCTTTAGTCAAACAGCAACCTAACGACCACCACCATCACCGCGGTTTAAACTATGAACAATTTAATTGCATCTCCTGTTCGGGATGTTCGTCGATGAGTAATGAACCGGCTTCGGAGGGGCACCCGGTCAATGTGTTTTTGAAAGAATGGTTCGAGTTAGGGTTGGGTGAGATGGGTGAGGGCCTAAGGCTTTGTTCTCATAAAGGGTGTGGGAGACCGGAGACGAGGGCGCATGAGTTTAGGAGGTGCTCGGCTTGTGGGACGGTGCATTACTGCTCTCGTGGATGCCAAGCGCTTGATTGGAAGTTGAGGCATAAGTTGGAATGTGTACCTATTGAACGGTGGTTGGAATAA
- the LOC108453539 gene encoding SNF1-related protein kinase regulatory subunit gamma-1-like produces the protein MANLQLERETSIGMQVEDLWDVQESKLNPTQKLNACFENIPVSAFPHTPQGIEIKSDASLAEAVQILAQNKILSAPVVNVDAPEEDASWIDRYLGIVEFAGIAVWILQQSEPPSPTNHLPTGAESAVASANGMPSSAELRTLGSEDASITAGDFFEALTSSEFYKKTKVRDISGSFRWAPFLALQQSNSFLTMLLLLSKYKMKSIPIVDLGAGNINNIITQSAVIHMLAECTGLQWFESWGTKKLSEIGLPTISRNQLVTVHEDEPVLQAFRLMRKKRVGGVPVVTGDGKKAIGNISLRDVQFLLTAPEIYHDYRLITAKNFLLAVKNYLEKHDTRSPMLSGMITCKTDETIKELIQMLDSLKIQRVYVVDDDGNLEGTITLRDIISRLVYEPLGYFGDFFDGVLPLPENCRV, from the exons ATGGCGAATTTGCAACTGGAAAGAGAGACTAGCATTGGGATGCAAGTGGAAGATCTATGGGATGTTCAAGAATCAAAGCTTAATCCTACGCAGAAACTTAACGCTTGCTTTGAAAACATCCCTGTCTCTGCTTTCCCTCATACTCCTCAAG GGATCGAGATAAAATCGGATGCGAGTTTGGCCGAGGCTGTTCAAATACTTGCCCAAAACAAGATTCTTAGTGCACCAGTTGTCAATGTTGATGCACCTGAGGAGGATGCAAGTTGGATTGATAGATATCTTGGCATTGTAGAGTTTGCAGGCATTGCTGTATGGATTCTCCAACAG TCAGAACCACCTTCACCTACAAACCATTTGCCTACCGGAGCTGAATCTGCAGTAGCTTCTGCTAACGGAATGCCCTCTTCTGCCGAGCTCAGGACTTTAGGCTCTGAAGATGCTTCAATAACTGCTGGAGACTTTTTTGAGGCTCTAACATCCTCCGAGTTCTATAAGAAAACTAAG GTCCGGGATATCTCAGGATCATTCCGCTGGGCACCGTTCCTAGCTTTGCAGCAATCAAACTCGTTTTTGACCATGCTGTTACTGCTTTCAAAGTACAAAATGAAGAGTATTCCCATAGTTGATCTTGGTGCTGGAAATATCAATAACATCATCACACAATCTGCTGTGATTCACATGTTAGCGGAATGTACTGGGCTTCAATGGTTCGAAAGCTGGGGAACCAAGAAACTTTCCGAGATTGGTCTTCCTACGATATCACGCAATCAACTCGTTACA GTACATGAAGATGAACCAGTGCTTCAGGCATTTAGGTTAATGAGGAAAAAGAGAGTTGGAGGCGTACCTGTTGTCACTGGTGATGGAAAAAAAGCTATTGGTAACATAAGCCTTAGAGACGTACAGTTCCTTTTAACTGCACCGGAGATCTACCATGATTACAG ATTGATCACGGCAAAGAACTTTCTACTAGCAGTTAAAAACTACTTGGAGAAACACGACACGAGATCGCCAATGTTGAGTGGCATGATCACTTGCAAGACAGATGAAACCATCAAAGAGTTGATCCAAATGCTCGACTCCTTGAAGATCCAACGAGTGTATGTCGTTGATGATGACGGGAATTTGGAAGGAACGATCACGCTTCGGGACATCATTTCGAGGTTAGTATATGAACCACTTGGATACTTTGGTGATTTTTTCGACGGCGTGTTGCCTCTACCAGAGAACTGTAGGGTTTAA